Within the Halobaculum limi genome, the region CCGTACTGTTCGAGGAGCGACTGCAACTCCTCGCGAAGCGTCTCCTCGTCGGCGCGTTCGACGTCGCCGCGGTACAGGAGGGGGTCGCGAATGTCGTCGACGACGCGGTGGAGCAAGTCGAGTTCGAACTCGTCGAGTTCCGGTTCGACGACGTGGTACACGTGGTTGTCGTCGTCCGTATCGTACGTGATGACGACGTACGCGTACGGCGCGTTCACCCAGTAGCGTTCGATTTCCTCGTGGCCGCTGGGTGGGTCGAACGTCGCGAGTGGGCCGTCCGCTCCCGGTTCGAACGGCTGTACGTCGATGGTTGACCCGCGGAGGACTTCGATCGTGCGCGAGATCCGACGCTGGAGGGCCGACAGGCGACTCTCGGTTGCCCTGGACTCGGCTGTGTCCCCCGACATAACGTAGTACCGGTCGTAGGGAACTCCGGTACTTAACTTCACCACCAAGCGTCTCGATCTTGATAGATAGCGTGCGAGTGGTCCGACCCGGTCTCGACGCCGTCGGCGAGTACGCTCGGACTACGAGACGCGTTCGGCCCGCAGCAACACGCCGCCCAAGAGCAGTTGCACGAGTGCACCGACCGGGAGCGACACGCCGGCGAAGCCGCCGCCGACGCCGAACGAGAGGCCGAAGAACGTCTCGGGGAACAGCAGCGACGCGACGACGAACAGCAGTCCCGAGGCGACGAGCAGTCCGCCGAGAAGGCTCACCGGGTCGACCGACCACGCCTCGACGCGCTCCTGTTCGCGGTAGTAGTACACCGAGATAGCGAGTGCGACCAGATAGATAGCGGCGCCGAGCATCCAGACGCCGTACGCGACTTGGACAGACGTTCCGGCTTGGAACAGATACGCCGACACGGGGGTCGCGAAACTCGTCGCGCGCACCAACGGCACACCGAACGTGTATCTGATCTGCAGTAGCGGGAACCGCACGAACAAGACGGTGCCACCGGCGACGGCCCCGTAGAAGATGTTCCACGGGAGCAACGCCGTCACCCACGTCGACACCACCGCGAGTTCACCCGCGTACTCCGAACGGACCCAGACCATATACCCGACCGCACGTCGAGCGTGGATAAATTGATTGGACGGCCGCGGTGTGACGCACGTGGAGGGCCGTTCGGTCACGGGCCGACCGTCTCGGATCTGTTCGGAGTCTCCCCGAACGAGTTCGCCGGAGGAATTATGTGCTGTGGTATCGGGCGGTACGTACTTACACGCCAACCCCTAACGAGGTGATACGGAATGAGGCGCGACCACTTCGAACTGGATGTCGAGCATATCGACTGGGTAGACACCGACGCGGACCCCGAGAAGCCACACGTCTCTATCGTGTTCAACGGGTCACAGGACCTGCTTCGTGACCGACTGACGAACGCCGAGGGGGAGTTGCTGGCGGCCGAAGAGACGGACGTCGCCTATCGCCTCCGCGAGGACCACGAGTCTGACCCGGACGCCGAGGGCGTCGTCTCGGTGACGAACCGACTCACCGGTGAGTTCGTCCTCGAACTGAACGAACAGGCCTCCGACGTGTTCCAGTTCATCCGCGCGGCACGCGAGTACGGCCGCGCGGACGACGGCGATGGGCGCTACCACGTCGACATCCGCGTCGGTGACGAGGAGTTGGTCACCTACGAGAAAGAGACGTTCCTCGTGTACGACGCCGAGGGGAACCTCCTGCGCGCGGAGAGTCTGATCCCGTCGGGCGTCGAACTGTAACGGTCGAACACGCTCGTTGACCCTCCAGAACCGCAAACGCCTTGCGGCGTCTGCGCGCTATGCATCTCCGTGAAGAACGTCACTGACCGCGTCTCGAATCCCTTCGGGATGACGCCTCCGTGCGAGCGATACGTCCCGGGGTACGGAGACGCGAACGCCGACTTCCACGTCATCGGGGACCATCCCGGCGTTCACGGCGGTCTCGACACTGGAGTTCCGTTCACCGACACCGACGCTGGCCAGCGACTGCTGGAGACGCTCGTCGACGCGGAGTTGCTTCACGCGGCCGGCACGGCCCCCGAGGTAGCGTCGACGTACCTCTCGTATCTCCACATGTGCCTACCCGAGGGCGACCGAACGAACGGCGACGGGACGCCGACGCAGGCGTCGTACGACGATATGGAGCGATTCTTCGACGCGGAAGTGCGTGCTATCGCCGCACACGTCCTCCTCCCGGTCGGTGCGGTCGCGACCCGGCACGTCCTCGAGACGTACACCGCACAGGCGCACAAGACCGACCTCGTGATGGACAACCTCCACGGAACCGAGATTCGGGGGTCGGGATGGCTCGTCGTCCCGATCAAAGACCCCGCGGAGTGGACCGACGGCGACGAGGACACGCCGAGTGATGCCGAGCGACTCGTCGAGGGGATTCGGACGCTTCGGTCGACCGACTACCGCCGCGAGTCCGATTTAGGTCGGTTCATCGCTGGATCCGACCCGTATATGGTCCGGTAAGCGCGACGACCGGCCATCGTTCCGCGGCTTACGCCTGCCCCGCCGGGTCCGACGGCGGGTCCGCGGCGGGTAGTCGGACCGTGACTGTGGTTCCAGTCTCGTCGACGTCGAAGGAGACGTCGCCGCCGGACTCTTCGACCAACCACACGACGAGCCACAGCCCCATCCCCGAGGAGTGGGTCAGTTGCGTCTCGCCGCGCGCCCGGATCGGGTCGAGTTCCTGCTGGGGGATGCCCGGTCCGTCGTCCGAGATGGTTGTCACGACGCGGTCGCCTTCCGTCCGAACGGTGATGTCGACCGTGGGGTGTTCGCGGTGGTTGTGTTCGACGGCGTTCTCGAGGAGGTTCTCGAACGCTGAATCGACGAGGTCGTTCGCCCACAGCCACGCCTCGTCGGGGGCGTCGACCGACACGCGGGCCTCGGGCCAGGCGAACTCAAGGCCGTCGACCTGCGCGCGGACCAACCCTGCGCCGTCGAGTCGCGTCGGTTTGGCACCCTCGGCGTCTATCGTCGCCTCCACCTCGCGGACGAGCGACGAGAGGTCGAGCATCCCCTCCGCCGCGTTTCGGATGTTGTCGATAGCCGTCGTCCCGCCGTCGCCGGTGAGCGTTCCCGACCCGTCGCCCCCTGGCACGGCGTCGATGTCCTCGTGGGTGGCGAGTTCTGCTTCGAGCATCTCCGCGTAGCCGATTACGACGTTCATATCGTTGCGCAAGTCGTGTCGGAGAATCCGGTTCAGCACGCTCATCCGCCGCCGGTGACGGTAGCTTTGGGTCACGTCGCGGACGGTCACGATGTCGCCTTCCAGCCCCGACCGAGCGAACGACGAGACGCGAACCGCGAGCGTGCGGTCGCCGCGGTCGGTCTGATAAACGACGTGTTCGGATCGCTCGGTGGGATCCGCACCGTGGTCTCGTCCGAGCGGTTCGACCGCGTGTTCGCTCTCGGTAGATGCGTCGTCGACGGCGTCGGCGACCACCGGCACGACAGCAGAGAGCGAGCGACCCAGTACGTCGTCGCGGTCGACCCCGAACAGCGTCGTCGCCGCCGTGTTGCAGTCGGTGACGGTTCCGTCGTCGGTGAGGACGAACAACGCGTCGCTAATCTCGTCGACTGCGGTCTCGCGGGCGAACTGTTTGGCCGCTTCGGGCGCGTCGAGGAGGTCGTAGCGTGTGACGACGCCCGTCAGTAGGGCACCCGAGAGCGCCGTCGCGACGGGTGTCGGGTCGACCCACGGCCCAGCGAGGCCGAGGAGAGCGACCGTGTGTGCGAGCCACGGTGCGAAGACGGCGACCAACACGACCGCTCCTTGGACCGCGTCGCTGTCGGTCGTCAGTGCCGCGCGCCGTCCGACGGCGACCCCGCCGGCGGCGAGCAACACGTACGAGTACGCGGCGTGTAACACGAACATCGGGCCGTACGACACTGACAACGACGCCGCTCCGTCGGTGGTCACGAGGCCGGCGTCTCTCCAGAGCAACCCGGTCGCAGGCGAGGTCCACGCGGACACGACGGTTATCGCGGGGACCACACACAACGCCGCGATCATCCGTCGGTTCAGCCGGTTCGGGCGGGTAGAGAATCGTCCGGCGAACACGACCCACGCGACCGGAAGTGCGGCGAGGAACACGTAGCCGACCCGTGCAGCGAGGAGTTTTCCAGCAAGGTCTGCTTGTGCGTGTTCGACTGCCGTCGCAAGCGTCCACCCGGCCGCGGCGACGAGGACGACCGTCAGCGCAGTTCCGCTGGGCGTCCGGTGTCGCCCCCACAGGAACGCCGCTGCCAGCAGTGCCACTACTCCTGCCGCCGACAGCAACGGTGTGAACGGGACGACCTGCCACGTCACGGGGATCGCACCTGGACTCGATCCGTCGAACGCGACGCACAGAAGATGTAAAAGCTAGGATACATATGGGACGAATCAGGACAGATTGTACTTAAAATTACCTCTGCTTCCACCGAACGGTGCGAATCGGGCGTTCGAGGTGACGGGCGCGGAAGCGGTGGGAGTCGAAATCGCGAGTCGGAAGGCTTCTTTCCCCCGCGCGGCCCATCGTGTCATATGCATCGGATCCGCCTCAACAACACCGTCTTCGAGGGACAGAACAACGTGTACGTCCTCGACGGCGGCGACACGGGGCACGTGAGCGATGAGTTGGTGCTCGTCGACGCCGGCGTCGCGCTTCCTGAGGTCCACGAGGAGTTGCGCTCGGAACTGGCGGCGCTCGGTCACGAGGTAGCCGATATCGACCGCGTGCTCGTCACCCACTGGCACTACGACCACGCCGGCCTCGCGGGGGCGATTCAGGCGGAGTCCGGGGCGACGATTCACGCCCACGAAGCGGACGCACCGCTCGTCGCCGGCGACGAGGAGAGCCTACTCGACGAGCAGTCGCTCCAGCGCGAGAAGTTCCGCGAGTGGGACCTCCCGGACGACGCTCGCGAGGGCCTCGTCGAGTTCCTCGCCGATCATATGGACCTGGGCGGCGAGCAGTGTGAAGTCGAACCGTTCACCGACGGCGACCGCATCGCGGTTGGCGACCGAACGCTGGAGGCCGTCCACCTCCCTGGCCACGCCGCGGGACTGACCGCGTTCCACGACGCCGAGGCCGACGAGGCGTTCGTCGGCGACGTCATTCTCCCGAAGTACACGCCGAACGTCGGCGGGGCGGACGTCCGCGTCGACGCGCCGCTCGAACGCTACGTCGAGAGCCTACTGCGCCTCATCGACCGGGATCCGGCGACGGCGTGGCCCGGCCACCGCGACCGCATCGACGACCCTGCGGGCCGTGCGGCGACCATCCTCCGGCACCACGTCGAGCGAACCGAGAACGTCGTTGGCGTCCTCGGCGATCGGGGGCCGTCGACGCCGTGGGAGGTGAGCGCCGCTCTGTTCGGCGACCTCCACGGCATCCACGTCCTTCACGGCCCCGGCGAGGCGTACGCGCACCTCGATCACCTCGCGCGGGCCGGCATCGCTGAACGCGACGGGAAACAGTACGCCCTCGTCGACGACGACCCGGACATCGGGTCGCTGTTCCCCGACCCCGGCATCGACCGCGTCGTCGAGTGGGAGGGGTGAGGTGACAGTGCGGCGTTCTCGGAGTGAGTCGCTCTCGGTTCACTCTGCTCGCCGTTCGCCTTCGCGGTCTCGCGTTGCTCGACCGCGCGCTGCTCACGGGTCGCTCCGAGGCCTCACTTCGTTCGGCCTCGCACGTCTCCCGAACACAAGCTTGAAACACGCCTCGGGCGAAATCAGCCGTAATGGAACTTCGCGTCATCGAGA harbors:
- a CDS encoding DUF7549 family protein, with amino-acid sequence MVWVRSEYAGELAVVSTWVTALLPWNIFYGAVAGGTVLFVRFPLLQIRYTFGVPLVRATSFATPVSAYLFQAGTSVQVAYGVWMLGAAIYLVALAISVYYYREQERVEAWSVDPVSLLGGLLVASGLLFVVASLLFPETFFGLSFGVGGGFAGVSLPVGALVQLLLGGVLLRAERVS
- a CDS encoding DUF5793 family protein, producing the protein MRRDHFELDVEHIDWVDTDADPEKPHVSIVFNGSQDLLRDRLTNAEGELLAAEETDVAYRLREDHESDPDAEGVVSVTNRLTGEFVLELNEQASDVFQFIRAAREYGRADDGDGRYHVDIRVGDEELVTYEKETFLVYDAEGNLLRAESLIPSGVEL
- a CDS encoding uracil-DNA glycosylase family protein encodes the protein MKNVTDRVSNPFGMTPPCERYVPGYGDANADFHVIGDHPGVHGGLDTGVPFTDTDAGQRLLETLVDAELLHAAGTAPEVASTYLSYLHMCLPEGDRTNGDGTPTQASYDDMERFFDAEVRAIAAHVLLPVGAVATRHVLETYTAQAHKTDLVMDNLHGTEIRGSGWLVVPIKDPAEWTDGDEDTPSDAERLVEGIRTLRSTDYRRESDLGRFIAGSDPYMVR
- a CDS encoding histidine kinase N-terminal 7TM domain-containing protein — protein: MTWQVVPFTPLLSAAGVVALLAAAFLWGRHRTPSGTALTVVLVAAAGWTLATAVEHAQADLAGKLLAARVGYVFLAALPVAWVVFAGRFSTRPNRLNRRMIAALCVVPAITVVSAWTSPATGLLWRDAGLVTTDGAASLSVSYGPMFVLHAAYSYVLLAAGGVAVGRRAALTTDSDAVQGAVVLVAVFAPWLAHTVALLGLAGPWVDPTPVATALSGALLTGVVTRYDLLDAPEAAKQFARETAVDEISDALFVLTDDGTVTDCNTAATTLFGVDRDDVLGRSLSAVVPVVADAVDDASTESEHAVEPLGRDHGADPTERSEHVVYQTDRGDRTLAVRVSSFARSGLEGDIVTVRDVTQSYRHRRRMSVLNRILRHDLRNDMNVVIGYAEMLEAELATHEDIDAVPGGDGSGTLTGDGGTTAIDNIRNAAEGMLDLSSLVREVEATIDAEGAKPTRLDGAGLVRAQVDGLEFAWPEARVSVDAPDEAWLWANDLVDSAFENLLENAVEHNHREHPTVDITVRTEGDRVVTTISDDGPGIPQQELDPIRARGETQLTHSSGMGLWLVVWLVEESGGDVSFDVDETGTTVTVRLPAADPPSDPAGQA
- a CDS encoding MBL fold metallo-hydrolase, which translates into the protein MHRIRLNNTVFEGQNNVYVLDGGDTGHVSDELVLVDAGVALPEVHEELRSELAALGHEVADIDRVLVTHWHYDHAGLAGAIQAESGATIHAHEADAPLVAGDEESLLDEQSLQREKFREWDLPDDAREGLVEFLADHMDLGGEQCEVEPFTDGDRIAVGDRTLEAVHLPGHAAGLTAFHDAEADEAFVGDVILPKYTPNVGGADVRVDAPLERYVESLLRLIDRDPATAWPGHRDRIDDPAGRAATILRHHVERTENVVGVLGDRGPSTPWEVSAALFGDLHGIHVLHGPGEAYAHLDHLARAGIAERDGKQYALVDDDPDIGSLFPDPGIDRVVEWEG